TTCCGGCACGACCTGAAGCACATCCCTGAGCCCAGACCACCAGCCGGTCTCAGTATCAGGCCGGCGCGCCTGCCCGAAGAGAAGTCCTTGCTTCTTTCCCTCAACCACCAGGCATTTGATAATGCCGCCATCCAGGGCGAGCCGCTGCATGAGCAGTATTTCGACCTGCTTCCTTCCTTAGCCGGTTTCGAGCCTGAGCAGATACTCATCGCCGAACTGGACCGGCAGCCGGTCGGACACGCAGTTCTGCACTTCCAGCCGGACAAGCCACACTGCGGGCCGGAGCTGTGCGAGGTTGCGGTTCTACCCAAGCATCGTGGCCGCGGCATTGGTCCGACCTTGGTTCACCGCCTGCTTGTCTGGTGCCGGTCACGGGGAGTCGGCACGGTGTTCACCGGTTCGTTCAGCACCAATCCGGCGGCGGCGATGTATTGGCGCCTTGGTTTCCGGCCTGACCCGATACGTACCTACTTCTTTTTCACCAAGAACCTTACCGATAATTGAGCCGGGCTGTAGCGGACCGGTTGTTCTTGACACGGGGCTGGCATGCCGCTAGGTTTGGTCGTGCGCTACCGCGATGCTGGCGTTGACATTGACGCTATGGATTCGGTGAAGTTGCGCATCAGCCGGCTGGTCAAGCCGACTTACACGCCGCAGGTTCTGTCTGACATCGGGCTGTTCGGCTCCTTGGTCCGCGTGCCGCGGATGCGCGACCCGGTCCTGGTCGCTAGTTGCGACAGCCTCGGCACCAAGGCGCTAGTCGCACGGATGACAGGCCGGTTCGACACGGTCGGCATTGACATCGTGAACCACTCGGTAAACGACATCCTCACGCTCGGTGCCCGGCCCTTGTTCTTCTTGGACTACATCGGACACGCCGACCTTTCGGACCGACAGTTTGAGGAGATTATCAGCGGTCTGGCTCGGGCATGCCGGGCCAATTCCTGCCCGCTT
This sequence is a window from candidate division WOR-3 bacterium. Protein-coding genes within it:
- a CDS encoding GNAT family N-acetyltransferase yields the protein MASDTEPRTSGTDRLSVRPLVQEDGRAVGLLMQEVCREFGAEPLLSVEATVQLFNTPWLERGAGLMLEDSTTIAGYGWARDSAWNGSRYVQVGLFLRNRYRAPASFQILTTPLLELARDISQRYHTPAALTYYRSVDTAHVAIVRAIGFSDMPVAMVGFRHDLKHIPEPRPPAGLSIRPARLPEEKSLLLSLNHQAFDNAAIQGEPLHEQYFDLLPSLAGFEPEQILIAELDRQPVGHAVLHFQPDKPHCGPELCEVAVLPKHRGRGIGPTLVHRLLVWCRSRGVGTVFTGSFSTNPAAAMYWRLGFRPDPIRTYFFFTKNLTDN